A region of bacterium DNA encodes the following proteins:
- a CDS encoding bifunctional DNA primase/polymerase has protein sequence MNAAHASSFADAALEFRRAGLNVIPVITGAKRPPRGFRWRRWQKDCQTGRDLDRLRSRYPDYGTAVILGGPGGLVDLDVDGEDGEMHLNDIRLPVPETAEFASPRGRHRLYRSSVRLSRQIGLRPNLDVLGAGYVVVPPSLGRRWLRPLSDLNELPGEWLELLRTRVPPPVASRPAPPKKQVTREGGCGAAGRNWLADLYRDAATVRAVAAVLGIPGEVGRGFRCILPGHGETSPSASLGLNSVGIPVYYDWHERDGLKVLTLPEVRAALAYGEVRQLRGPGLATWGLRLLVEAGVLHPVRVEPPPLPDWEPPYVRQVYDGFLFLLGCKWLHTPGAPTAFSWRFAAAWCGVPQKQAGEAIHHLCYEGYMHIVDPAGPVTLFLPGPRHAAATLTTHVS, from the coding sequence ATGAACGCGGCCCATGCCAGCAGCTTCGCCGACGCCGCCCTCGAATTCCGTAGAGCCGGGCTGAACGTGATCCCGGTGATCACCGGCGCGAAGCGGCCCCCTCGCGGCTTCCGGTGGCGGCGCTGGCAGAAGGACTGTCAGACAGGCCGCGACCTCGACCGCCTTCGCAGCAGATACCCCGACTACGGGACGGCTGTCATCCTCGGGGGACCTGGGGGACTCGTGGACCTCGACGTGGACGGCGAGGACGGCGAAATGCACCTGAACGACATCCGTCTACCGGTGCCGGAGACCGCAGAGTTCGCCTCGCCGCGCGGCCGTCACCGTCTGTACCGGTCTTCCGTCCGCCTCTCGCGCCAGATTGGCCTCCGGCCGAACCTCGATGTCCTCGGGGCCGGCTACGTCGTAGTCCCGCCGTCCCTCGGCAGGCGGTGGCTCCGACCGCTCAGTGATCTGAATGAACTGCCCGGGGAATGGCTCGAACTGTTGCGGACGCGTGTCCCTCCCCCCGTCGCTTCTCGCCCCGCACCCCCTAAGAAGCAAGTAACGAGAGAGGGGGGGTGTGGCGCCGCCGGGCGCAACTGGCTGGCGGATCTCTACCGGGACGCTGCTACGGTCCGGGCGGTGGCCGCCGTCCTGGGGATCCCGGGCGAGGTCGGCCGCGGCTTCCGCTGCATTCTCCCCGGGCACGGCGAGACGAGCCCCTCGGCATCGCTCGGCCTGAACAGCGTCGGCATCCCCGTCTACTACGACTGGCACGAGCGGGATGGCCTGAAGGTCCTGACGCTCCCCGAGGTCCGCGCGGCGCTCGCATACGGCGAGGTCCGCCAGCTCCGGGGACCAGGGTTGGCGACGTGGGGGCTGCGCTTGCTCGTGGAGGCAGGCGTCCTGCACCCGGTCCGCGTGGAGCCCCCGCCGCTGCCCGATTGGGAGCCACCCTACGTCCGCCAGGTATACGACGGCTTCCTGTTCCTTCTGGGCTGCAAGTGGCTGCACACGCCCGGGGCGCCGACGGCCTTCTCTTGGAGGTTCGCGGCAGCGTGGTGCGGCGTCCCCCAGAAGCAGGCGGGCGAGGCGATCCACCACCTGTGCTACGAGGGCTACATGCACATCGTGGACCCGGCGGGGCCGGTCACGCTGTTCCTGCCGGGGCCTCGCCATGCTGCCGCTACGCTTACGACCCATGTTTCGTAG